A single genomic interval of Aedes aegypti strain LVP_AGWG chromosome 1, AaegL5.0 Primary Assembly, whole genome shotgun sequence harbors:
- the LOC5575420 gene encoding gamma-glutamyltranspeptidase 1, whose product MLLKIGRKKLFLLMAGTIVGVSLITLAAVYVLHEEEVEDVLDIDDEDRDVHKRVGAVASNAYECASIGADILRANGSAADAAIATMICEEIACPESAGIGGGFLLTLYQRETGKVLVMDAREIAARASAEDMFVNFKNGTAHGALAIATPGALRGYWVLHEKFGKLPWRKLIEPSIELCYRGHIVNPYMEDALLDVRKEILETPSLREIYVNPETGDVWRDGDRIYRPDFAESLKVIADEGADALYSRKGSLLPKLMQDLKEFGSILTEEDFYNYEPRWFTPVSTKVRGDNTVFSAALPGGGTILVHMLNVLDGYPDLDPYDPVTWQRIVETFKHAYGIRTRLGDPSFVPGIEELIRNLTDRGYANLIRDKIKDDHTFYDYDYYGADFSPSEDHGTAHVSVLAPNGDAIAVTSTINDYFGAQLRSPRTGIILNGEMDDFSVPGVINIFGVPASPANFIAPGKRPLSSMAPSIVVDGRGNVRLIAGGAGGTRITTATLQVILRKVFFGQNLRTAMDGFRVHHQLAPMEVEYEHDVDPAVLEQLEARGHSMRRVKRVATMTAVAREDDGTVTAAFDPRRPGSVAIVEL is encoded by the exons ATGCT ATTGAAAATTGGCCGAAAGAAGCTGTTTCTGCTGATGGCAGGCACCATCGTAGGGGTGTCCTTGATTACTCTGGCCGCCGTTTACGTTCTGCACGAGGAGGAGGTGGAAGATGTTCTGGACATTGATGACGAAGATAGGGATGTCCACAAACGGGTTGGAGCAGTTGCGTCCAATGCGTACGAATGTGCTTCGATCGGAGCGGATATTCTACGGGCGAACGGCTCGGCAGCTGATGCTGCTATCGCAACGATGATATGTGAAGAGATCGCCTGTCCGGAGAGTGCTGGAATCGGTGGTGGATTCCTGCTTACGCTGTATCAGCGTGAAACTGGCAAAGTGCTGGTAATGGATGCTCGAGAGATTGCCGCCCGCGCATCGGCGGAAGATATGTTCGTCAACTTCAAGAATGGGACAGCTCACGGAGCATTGGCCATAGCAACACCCGGAGCCCTGAGAGGCTATTGGGTGTTGCATGAGAAGTTTGGAAAACTGCCTTGGAGGAAGCTGATCGAACCATCAATCGAGCTTTGCTACAGGGGTCATATTGTGAACCCATACATGGAAGATGCTTTACTGGATGTACGGAAAGAGATTCTAGAAACTCCTTCGTTGCGAGAGATATACGTCAATCCGGAGACTGGAGATGTGTGGAGGGATGGTGACCGTATTTATAGACCAGACTTTGCGGAGAGTCTGAAAGTAATCGCCGACGAAGGAGCAGATGCGTTGTATTCTCGAAAAGGATCTCTGCTTCCGAAACTTATGCAAGACCTCAAAGAGTTCGGGAGCATTCTAACAGAGGAAGACTTTTACAACTATGA ACCTAGGTGGTTTACCCCGGTATCAACGAAAGTGCGAGGTGACAACACTGTCTTCAGTGCCGCTCTCCCAGGCGGAGGAACCATTCTGGTCCACATGCTGAACGTCCTCGATGGATACCCAGATCTTGACCCGTATGACCCGGTAACATGGCAACGAATCGTCGAAACGTTCAAGCACGCCTACGGTATCCGCACTCGTCTTGGCGACCCATCGTTTGTTCCGGGTATCGAGGAGCTGATTCGCAATCTCACTGATCGGGGTTATGCCAATCTTATCAGGGATAAAATCAAGGATGATCATACGTTCTACGACTACGACTACTACGGTGCGGATTTCTCCCCGTCTGAAGATCACGGAACGGCTCACGTTTCAGTGTTGGCGCCCAATGGAGATGCCATAGCTGTCACGAGTACAATCAACGACTA CTTTGGCGCCCAACTGCGATCCCCTCGGACGGGGATCATCCTCAACGGAGAAATGGACGACTTCTCGGTTCCCGGGGTGATCAACATCTTCGGCGTTCCGGCTTCTCCAGCAAACTTCATCGCTCCGGGAAAGCGGCCACTTTCCTCCATGGCCCCTAGCATCGTAGTTGATGGCCGAGGAAACGTTCGGCTGATCGCAGGAGGCGCCGGCGGAACCAGAATCACCACGGCTACGCTTCAGGTTATCCTGCGAAAGGTGTTTTTCGGTCAGAATTTACGGACGGCGATGGATGGTTTTCGAGTGCATCACCAGCTGGCACCGATGGAAGTGGAATACGAGCATGACGTGGATCCAGCTGTATTGGAACAGCTGGAAGCGCGGGGACATTCTATGAGAAGGGTTAAAAGGGTAGCAACAATGACTGCAGTGGCGAGAGAGGACGATGGCACGGTGACGGCTGCCTTCGATCCGAGGAGGCCAGGCAGTGTTGCGATAGTTGAGCTCTAG
- the LOC5564390 gene encoding gamma-glutamyltranspeptidase 1 — MLFNLSKKKLLLFSTLAAILVVALVLGLYFGLRSDDSDEKEYLPGAAVVSNGDECAAIGAGILRKGGSAVDAAITLMICEELTSPQSTGIGGGFLATVYNRKTGVVETMDAREMAPAAATEDMFVGDGDAAVLGGLAIGTPGVIKGFWELHERYGSLPWKDLFEPVIELARNGISVNEFLVSALQAQRTNLRTIPSLRELFVNPDTDDVWKLGDNLKYTAFGDTLEVIANEGANALHAANGTLLPKILEDLKSFGSIITKEDFLNYKPRWLPPAYTKLHEGSSVYSMPLPGSGSIAINILNILDGYENLQADDPLTWHRVVESFKHAYGLRTRVGDPDFVPEIQELVQNLTSKDFATLVREKIDSNRTFTDYQYYGAEFSEEEDHGTAHISVLAPNGDAVAMTGTINTYFGCKRRSPSTGIIFNNIMDDFSTPGVINSFGVPASPANYVAPGKRPLSSMTPTIVVDAEGDVRMVVGGAGGTRITTATVLLVLQSVFFGRDLEGAMSAPRLHHQLAPLAADVEQSFDQEVINGLRERGHEVRLSTGIGTMTAIARERDNRVTAAFDPKRGGSFEVLDW; from the exons ATGCT CTTCAACCTCAGCAAGAAGAAGCTCTTGCTGTTTTCGACACTTGCGGCTATCCTTGTGGTGGCGTTAGTCCTAGGCTTGTACTTCGGTCTCCGCAGTGATGACTCCGATGAGAAGGAATATCTTCCTGGAGCAGCGGTAGTCTCCAATGGAGACGAATGCGCCGCAATCGGTGCAGGTATTCTGAGGAAGGGCGGCTCGGCAGTCGATGCAGCGATCACTCTTATGATATGCGAAGAGCTCACATCGCCCCAAAGCACAGGAATCGGTGGTGGATTTCTGGCTACGGTATACAACCGGAAGACGGGAGTTGTAGAGACGATGGATGCTCGAGAAATGGCGCCCGCAGCCGCTACAGAAGATATGTTTGTAGGTGATGGGGATGCTGCTGTATTGGGAGGGCTGGCGATCGGCACTCCGGGCGTTATCAAAGGTTTCTGGGAGCTTCATGAACGTTACGGAAGCTTACCATGGAAGGATTTGTTCGAACCGGTGATTGAGTTAGCTAGGAATGGTATTAGTGTAAATGAGTTCCTCGTGAGTGCCTTGCAAGCGCAGCGAACAAATCTACGGACGATTCCATCGCTCCGAGAATTGTTCGTAAATCCAGACACTGACGACGTGTGGAAACTAGGTGATAACTTGAAATACACCGCTTTTGGTGATACCTTGGAGGTTATTGCCAACGAGGGAGCTAACGCACTGCATGCAGCAAATGGTACATTATTGCCGAAGATCCTAGAGGACTTGAAAAGCTTTGGCAGCATCATAACaaaggaagacttcctgaactACAA ACCACGTTGGCTTCCACCAGCGTACACGAAGCTACACGAAGGATCAAGCGTCTACAGTATGCCTCTTCCGGGAAGTGGATCAATTGCCATCAATATCCTAAACATACTCGATGGCTATGAAAACCTCCAGGCGGATGATCCTCTCACTTGGCATCGGGTGGTGGAGAGCTTCAAGCATGCCTACGGACTGCGAACGCGAGTTGGCGATCCTGATTTCGTCCCGGAGATCCAAGAACTGGTACAGAATCTTACCAGCAAGGATTTTGCCACGTTGGTACGGGAAAAGATCGACAGCAATCGCACGTTCACCGATTACCAGTACTACGGAGCAGAGTTCTCCGAAGAAGAAGATCACGGTACGGCTCACATTTCCGTGTTGGCTCCGAATGGTGATGCGGTCGCCATGACCGGAACCATCAACACTTA CTTCGGATGCAAACGGCGATCGCCATCCACCGGGATCATATTCAACAATATCATGGATGATTTCTCGACCCCAGGTGTGATCAACTCGTTCGGTGTCCCCGCTTCTCCGGCGAATTACGTGGCACCCGGAAAACGGCCGTTGTCGTCGATGACACCAACCATCGTAGTAGATGCCGAAGGTGATGTCCGGATGGTTGTGGGAGGAGCCGGTGGAACACGGATTACTACCGCTACGGTGCTGTTGGTTCTTCAAAGTGTGTTTTTCGGTCGAGATCTGGAAGGGGCAATGAGTGCACCGAGATTGCATCACCAGCTAGCGCCGTTGGCAGCCGATGTGGAGCAGAGTTTTGACCAGGAAGTGATCAATGGACTGAGGGAACGAGGTCATGAAGTGAGATTGTCGACGGGAATTGGCACTATGACTGCTATCGCTAGAGAACGTGATAATAGGGTAACCGCTGCATTCGACCCAAAGAGAGGAGGTAGTTTTGAGGTTTTGGACTGGTGA